The DNA segment CTGGCGTTTCGATTCCAGTTCCAGTTTCTCCTGCAGCTTTTTATAGCCGTCAATTATCGGTTGGTAGATTTTGTCGCGGATCTCCCTCCACTCCCGTCTGTAAGTAAGCCCCATCTCTTTCAGGTCCGAGTCCGGAGCCTCCATGCCCGTGCGAAACAGCACCTGGTCGTCCGGAATGGCCTTGTACTGCCGGAACAGGTCGCCGTACTGCTTTTCGAAGCGGCGGTCCAGTTCCGCCCGCCTCTCGTCCAGTTGTTTCTGCACACTGCCCCCCTGGCCCAGGGCTTCGTTCAGCTCGTTGTTCTCCTTCTTGAGCCGGATCAGCGAGGGAATGGGGCAAAGCCGGGTGGAAACAAACGGCCCGAGGTTGGGCAGCACCAGGACAATCAGCACCCAGAGCAGGAGCGACTTTAGGATCGACACCGAGGAGGAATGCGAGAAAGCCGAGGCCGCCAGCCCCAGCAGGTAGAACATCGAGATGTAGAGCGTGGAGGCCGCCGCCAGGGCGGTGAAAGCGAGCCAGTCGGTGGCGTGCCAACTCACTCCCGGGTGGCTCGTGATGTAGACCGCGCCCAGCAATATCGAGACCAGAAACGGGACAAGAAGGCTGGCCGTGCCGCCGATCCATTTGCCGAACAGGATGGTCGCCCGTGGGAACGAATTCGAGCATACCAGTTTGAGTGTTCCGCTCTCGCGCTCGCCGCAGATCGAGTCGTAGGAAAACAGTATCCCCAGCAGGCTCATGATAATAGAGACGATGAACACCAGGTCGAGCGGGCGGAACAGCTCAGGAACAAAATTGGCGTCGAAGCCCTGGGTGTTATCCGTAAACAGGCCGAGCACCACCGGGCTGAGCGCCTCGGGCGGGTTGAGCGGATATTCGGTGAAAAAAGGACTTGTCGGGCCGTATTGCTCGATGAAATCATTCTGCGACTGGACATCAATACGGTGATCCTGGACCTGCCGGCTGTAGGAGTGCGACTGCAGCATCAGGCAGAGAACGGTGAGCAGTGCGGCGATCGCCAGC comes from the bacterium genome and includes:
- a CDS encoding ABC transporter permease, translated to MLRTLIFKEFLDNLLNLRFLAGLAIAALLTVLCLMLQSHSYSRQVQDHRIDVQSQNDFIEQYGPTSPFFTEYPLNPPEALSPVVLGLFTDNTQGFDANFVPELFRPLDLVFIVSIIMSLLGILFSYDSICGERESGTLKLVCSNSFPRATILFGKWIGGTASLLVPFLVSILLGAVYITSHPGVSWHATDWLAFTALAAASTLYISMFYLLGLAASAFSHSSSVSILKSLLLWVLIVLVLPNLGPFVSTRLCPIPSLIRLKKENNELNEALGQGGSVQKQLDERRAELDRRFEKQYGDLFRQYKAIPDDQVLFRTGMEAPDSDLKEMGLTYRREWREIRDKIYQPIIDGYKKLQEKLELESKRQTEIAKNIAAVSPYADYLYLASDLAATGFGNAEYVRRHISEYMQTTQEYSQKKSEEKDRKRISDWRNMKNSPLDLSDRPHYVYQSQPLAERVKSSLPWATVLVLFNILFFTVAFAGFLRYDVR